The DNA segment ATTTTCAGCGATTTTTATCGCCCTTTTTACGCCAAAACAAAAGCCATAACTACTAGCAAGTTCAATCTTCAACCCTAGCCCCCATTTGCCTTAAAATATCACTAAAATTTGGAAACGATGTGGCAATAAATTCGCTCTTTAAAATATCCATACCACAGCTAAGCCCTAAAATCGCAAAGCTCATCGCTATCCTGTGATCGCCGTGGCTGTCAATAACAGCACTTTTTGCCACGCCACCTTTTACGCTAAATCCATCATCAAACTCGCTAACTTCAATACCACAAGCCTTAAGACCAGCCACGACAACGCCTATCCTATCGCTCTCTTTTACCCTTAGCTCAGCAGCGTTTCTTAACGTGCTTACGCCCTGTGCAACGCTAAAAGCCACAGCCAAAGCTGGTGCCTCATCAATAAGCCACGAGATATTTTCGCTTACATCGGCAGCTTTAAGTTTGGCGTATTTTATCTCTATCTCGCCGATCTCTTCGTATTTTTCGCTAGTTTTTGTAAATTTTATATCAGCACCCATTTTTTCTAAAATTTTATAAGCTTCAATGCGAGTTTTGTTTAAAAGCACGTTTTTTAGCACGATATGTGAGCCTGGCACAACACAAGCGGCGACTGCAAAAAAGAAGGCTGAGCTTGGGTCGTTTGGCACTGAAATTTCAAGTGGATTTAATGGTTTAGTCATCGCTTCTAGCTTTATAACGCCGTTTTCATCGCTAATTTTAGCACCCATACCTTTTAACATTCGCTCAGTGTGATCACGACTTAACTCATCCTCGCTAAACTCACAACCATTTGAGTAAAGCCCGGCTAAAAGCAAAGCGGTCTTAATCTGAGCAGAGCTGATTTCACTCTTAAATTTAAAATAATCAAGCTTTTTGCCACGTATACAAAGTGGTGCTTTATCGCCGTCGCTCGTGCCATCAATCCTAGCTCCGACCTTAATAAGTGGCTTTGCAACACGTGCCATTGGGCGATTGTTTAGGTATTTATCGCCACTTAACACAAAAAATCCGTCCTGTGCGGCAAGAAGCCCCATAAAAACTCTCATCGCAGTCCCAGAGTTACCGCACTCTAAAACCACCTTTGGCTCGGCGATTTTTGCTGGTGGAGTGATCGTTATAGTGCCGTTTTCATCAGTTATAACGGCCCCTAGTTCACGCACGATATTTAGCGTATTTAGCGTGTCTTCGGCTCTTAAATAGTTTTTTATGACGCTTTTTTTATCGCTTAAAAGCGAGAAAATCGCACATCTGTGAGAGATTGACTTATCAGATGCGATATTTGTTAGCTCTGCAATTAGCGGTTTTGTTTGAGCAAAAACTCTCATCTTATACCTACGCTTAATTTTTCATTTAGCTTGGCTAAAATTTTATCCATTAGCACGGCTACTTCATCATCCGTAAGCGATGAGTTCATATCCTGAAATGTAAATTTCACACTTAAACTTACGTTTTTACCAAGCTCATTTGAGTGATAAATATCAACTGGCAAAAACTCTTTTAGGGTAGGAATTTTTAGCTCATTTATTGCCTCTTTTATAAGCCTAAACTCCATATCACTAGGCACGATAAGGCTTAAATCACGGCTAATACTAGGGAATTTTGAGTAAGGCACGGCCTTAATAGGCTCGTGATTTAGGGCGTCAAAATAGATCTCGCAAAGATACGTTTTAGGCAGATCTCTAAGGTCTGCAAATTTTACATGAAGTCGTCCGATATAACCTATCTCTACGCCATTTTTATAAATTTTAGCCTGTTCAAATGGGCTTAAATAGGCTATTTCATCGCTTTTTGTTAGCTCAAACTCGCCTATTACGTTCTTAATACTATTTGCAAAGCTTAAAAAATCAACTTCGGCGATTTTAACACCATTTACAAGGCTTGGCTCTTTTAAAAGTCCAGCGTGGATAAAGCCAAAACGTGAGCTTTGATCGCCATTTTGGTTAAAAACAGCACCATACTCAAAGAGTTTTACCGAGCGTTTTTGGTTTTTTATATTTTTTTCAGCCGAGCTTAAAAGATGATTTATAAGCGTTGGGCGAAGCTCGTTTAGCTCGTTATTTATAGGATTTGCAATCTGCGCTTTACAAGGTGTAAAGCCTAAAATTTTAAGCTCATCGGCACTATCAAAAACATAATGAACGCTCTCAAAAAATCCAGCACTTGCTGATTTTTTTCTTAAATCTAGTGCAAATTTGTAGCGTTTATAGGTGTTATTTAGGCGGTTTTCTTCACTAAATTTCATCGGTTTTGAAGCGATATTATCAATACCAACAATCCTGACAATCTCCTCACAAACATCGTGAGAATTTACGATATCGTGACGGAATAGTGGAATTTTGACATTAAAAATTTCAGCCTCTTGGTTAAAATTTATCTCAAAACCAAGCTTTTTTAATATCCTTAAAATATCGTTTCTTTCTATCTTTTGACCGATCATCTTATCTATCTCAGCAAGTGAGAAATTTAGCATTTTTTGCTCACGTTTCATCACGTGTTGCGAAACTCCACCATAAAGAGCAAGTTCTTTAAATGTGCTAAATTTTCTAAACAAAAACTCAACACCAAATGCCAAAAATGGCTCACTACCTCTACTAGATCGATACAAATGCTCATCTCTTGGCATTTGTTTATCAAGAGCGGTTGTTTGGGCTATGACATCTGGGCTGCTAAAACTAGCCTCTATAATGGCTATTTTTGTATCATCGCTAATCCTTGCAAAATCACTCTGATACACACCCACAACGCCTAAAATTTTACCATCGCTACTTATAATGCTTTCTTCGTTTTTGCCTTTTTTAATATCAAAATTTGCACGTTCATCAACTGAAAGTTTGTCAAAATCATAAGCCCTAAACAAAACTCCAGTGCTGTATGTAGCATAATCAAGCAATCTTTCTAAATTATTTGTCTTTTTGCAATCCATAAGTGCCAAACGAAGCGAAGTAAGTAGGTTTTCACAAATTTTCTCTTTTATCCCAACAGCCTTATATAAAACCGAGCTGTTTAGGCCCTCATCGGCACGTAAAGATATGAGTCTGCCTATGCCTGGTAGATTATCAGCGTCCTCATAAGGAGTGCTCTCTTTTAAATTTAGATCAAGTGCGACGCCAAGCTCTCTAGCGATACCATTTATACTGTTTGCGTCGCCTCTATTTGCGGTAATATCAATCTCAATAATCGCGTCGTTAAAGCACTCAAAATCGGCAATTTTTTTACCAAGCTCAAGTTTGCCAATACTCTCATCAAGCACCATTATGCCGTCATTTGTCTTTGCAAGTCCAAGTTCAGTTGATGAGCAAATCATACCACAGCTCTCAACCCCGCGAAGCTTTGCTTTTTTAATCTCAAGTCCATTTGGCATAACCGCACCGATTAGGGCAACTGGCACAAACTGCCCTGCTTCAACGTTTTTTGCACCACAAACAATTTGTAAAATTTCACTGCCGATATCGACTTGGCATATGTTTAGTTTATCAGCGTCTGGGTGCTTATCTTTGCTAGTTACATATCCTACGACTATATTTTGTGGAATTTTTATCTCTTTAAAACCATCAACTTCAAAGCCAATCGAGTTTAGTGTCTTTAAAATTTTCTCCGTGCCAAAAGCACTTAAATCAACCCATTCATTTAACCAATTTTTTGAAATTATCATCTAAACTGCTCCAATAATCTTAAATCTCCCTCAAAAAGCGACCTTAAATCAGGCACTCTGTGAAGCAACATCGCAAATCGCTCAACACCAAGTCCAAAGGCATAACCACTCACATCTTTATAGCCAACTGCCTTAAATACATTTGGATCAACTACCCCACAACCTAAAACTTCAAGCCAAGTGGTGTGCTTACAAACCCGACAACCCTCGCCGTGACAGAAAATACAACTAATATCAACCTCGGCACTAGGCTCAGTAAACGGGAAAAAACTAGGGCGAAAACGCACTTTAACATCGCCAAACATATATTTTAAGAAATTTTCAAGCATACTTTTTAAATTCGCAAAACTCACGCTATCGCCCTGCTCCACGACAAGTCCCTCAACCTGATGAAACATCGGCGTATGCGTAACGTCAAAATCACGCCTAAATACACTACCAGGTGCTATCATACGAATTGGTGGCTTTGAGCTTAGCATTTTTCTAATCTGAACCGGACTTGTATGAGTGCGTAAAAGACGGCTATCCTTTAGATAAAACGTATCTTGCATATCACGTGCTGGATGGTATTTTGGCAAATTTAGAGCCTCAAAATTGTGAAAATCGTCCTCAATCAAAGGTCCAGTTTCAAGTGAGAAATTTTGACTTACAAAATACTCAATAATCCTGTCCATAACGTCCATAACAGGATGAATCGCCCCAGTTTGCAAAGGTTCGTTAAATAGGCTAATATCAACAGCATCTTGCTTCATTTTTGCCAAAACTTCAAACTCATTTAACTCATCTTTTTTAGCTTCAAGCAAAGCACCAAGCTCATCTCGCTGTCTATTTAGGCTCTCAGCAAAATCTTTTTTTGCACTCTCATCAAGCTCTTTAAGCTTAGCAAAACCAGCGGCTAAAATCCCTTTTTTGCCAAAAATTTCAAGCCTAATCTTTTCAAGTTCGGCTAAATTTTGACAATTTTTTATCTCATTTACAAAATCTCTCAATGTCAAACCTTTTAAAAATTTTGTGTAGATTTTAGTAAAAATTTATTAAAAAACGCATAAAAAGACGATATTTTTAGCTCTTATTTGTTATAATTAGAAGTTTAAAAAAAGGAGATAAAATGACAATTTTTGAGAAGATCGTAGCTGGTGAAATTCCTTGCAATAAGGTGCTTGAAAATGAGAAATTTCTAGCATTTCGCGACATAAATCCACGTGCTCCAATCCATATCCTAATAATCCCAAAAAAGCACTTTGAAAATATCCAAGAGATGGATCCGACTTTAATGGGTGAAATGCTAAGCTTTATCCAAGAACTTGCAAGATTTATCGGTGTAGATAAAAGTGGTTACCGCTTGATTACAAACTGCGGTGAAAACGGCGGTCAAGAGGTAATGCACCTGCATTTTCATCTACTTGCTGGCAAGAAACTTGACTGGGATAGAACTAAGGCTAATCCACAATCAACTTTTTAAGTCAAAACATGAGCCAAACGGCTCACTGACTAAATTTGGCTTTTAAGCCAACTATTTATCTCGTTTATTTGTACTTCTACGGCTTTGTTTGCGGTGCCACCTCTTGAAACTCTAGCCTCTTTTGAAGTGTTTAAATCGAGAGCCTTGATGGCGTTATCATCTAAATTTTCATCAACTTCTTTAAGTTCTTTAACACCAAGCTCACTTAAGTCAACGCCTAAATTTTCAGCCTTTGCAACTGCTTTGCCAGTGATAAAGTGTGCTTGTCTAAATGGGATATTTTTTTCCCTAACCAAATAATCCGCCAAGTCAGTCGCACTAAGATGTCCTTTTTTGGTCGCATTTAGCATATTTTTACTATTAAATTTAGCAGTTTTTATCATCTCATTTAGTATGACAACCGAGGTTAAGGCTGTTTTTACACTATCAAAAACACCCTCTTTATCCTCTTGCATATCTTTGTTGTACGCTAGTGGAAGCCCTTTCATAGTGGTTAATAAGGCTACTAAATTTCCATTTACTCTGCCCGTTTTACCGCGTATAAGCTCTGCCACGTCGGGGTTTTTCTTTTGTGGCATTATCGAACTTCCAGTCGAGTAAGTGTCACTAATCGTAACAAATCCAAACTCCTGTGAACTCCACAAAATAAGCTCCTCGCAAAGCCTTGAGGCGTGGGTCATTAAAACACTTATGTTAAATAAAATTTCAAGTGCAAAATCACGATCAGATACGCTATCCATAGCATTTTGAGTAACACCACTAAAACCAAGCTCACGTGCTACAAAATCCCTGTCGATGTTATGAGGCGTTCCCGCAAGAGCAGCAGAGCCTAGCGGAGATAGGTTGTTTCTCTCAAATGAGCTTAAAAAGCGTTCAAAATCACGCTTAAACATAAACGCATACGCCATTAAATGATACGCTAGGCTAACTGGCTGGGCGTGTTGAAGGTGCGTAAAGCCCGGCATAAGCGTATCTTTGTGAGAATTTGCAAGATTTGATAAGGTAGATATAAGCTCATAAATTTTAGAGTTTATCTCACGATTTTTAGATAAAACATAAAGTCTAAAATCAAGTGCGACCTGATCGTTTCTAGAACGAGCTGTGTGAAGTTTGCCACCAAGCTCCTTGCCTATGATCTCGCTTAGGCGTTTTTCAACGCTCATATGAATATCCTCATCAGCTATTTTAAACTCAAATTTTCCGCTTTGTATCTCGCCCAAAACAGCTTCAAGTCCGTTTATAATCTGCAAGGCTTCGCTCTTTGTGATAATGCCTTGTTCGCCAAGCATTTTTGCGTGAGCCTTGCTACCAGTGATATCTTCTAGGTATAAATTTTTATCAAATTCTATCGAGGCGTTAAACTCCTCTAAAAGTTCACTGCTTTCAAGCTCAAATCTACCAGACCACATTTTTTTCATAGCTATCCTTTTTGTTTTATACTAAAAATTTTCATAAGTTCATCGCAATAGTCTTTTAAAAAATAACCCATTGCCAAGTAATAATGGCTACTTGCATTTGCCACTATGTCCTTTTGCAACAAAGTAACATAAGGTAAAAAATATGCCGTTAGAAATTTCGTAAGCAGCGTAGCGGTGTTATTGTTTAGCTCATTTTTTAATATACTTGCGATTAGTAAAAACTGATTTGACACAGAACTAGTCACGCCAAATTTTGGAGCAAATCCACACATTTTATAAAATTTTTCAATATCAGCACTAGCACCCTCTATGTAGTAATCTGCGTTAAAAAATTTATTTAAATTTATAAAATCATCGCCTATTAAAGCAATGCTTTCGTTCTCTAAAAATTTTGCGTATTCATCGCTACCTAGCTTGTAGGCGTCAGAGTCTGTTGCGATTGGCCACTTGCTACTTTTTCTAATACGCAAAACGTCATTAATATCTGGCACTTCGTTAAAATTTTTAGCAAAAATGAGTGAGATAACGCTATAAATTTCCCCCAATTTCATAAAAAACCTTTATTTTAAATTTCTAAGTCTAAGCGAATTTAACACCACAGCAACTGAGCTAAAGCACATAGCCATAGCACCATAAACTGGACTTAAAAGGATACCAAAACTTGGATAAAAAATACCTGCAGCCAGTGGAATGCAAACTATATTGTATAAAAACGCCCAAAATAGATTGCCTTTTATGACACTCATTGCACTATTTCCAAGCCTTATCGCACCAAGCACATTTCTTAAATCGTTTTTTACAAGCACAATATCTCCAGCCGCTTTTGCGATATCTGAGCCTGAATTCATCGCTATACCCACGTCTGCTTGTTTTATAGACGGAGAGTCGTTTATGCCATCTCCTATAAATAAAACCTTTCCATTTTGGCTAAGCTCGGATATCTTTTTAAACTTATCATCAGGCAAGGCATTTGCGTAAAACTCATCTATACCAAGCTCACTAGCGACTGATTTTACGACGTTTTGGTTATCTCCTGAAAGTATTATGGTTTTTATGTTTTGAGATTTTAGACTATTTATAACCTCTTTTGCCTCGTTTCTAATCTCATCTCTAAATGATAAAAAGCCTAAAAATTCTGAGTTATTCGCACATAATATTACGCCCTCGCCTCTAGAATAAGCCTGTTCTAGTAATCTTTTTTGTTCGGTATCTATGCTGATATTTTCTTGCTCAAAAAGCTTTTGGTTGCCTATTATTACGTGATTTGTTTCATCTTTTGCGACCAGTCCTAAACCAGCTAATGTTTTAAGCTCGAAATTTGTTGATTTAAAATTTACTCCACTTTGCTTTGCGTAATTTGTAACAGCCTTTGATAGCGGATGTTCGCTTAAACTCTCTACTCCAGCCACGAGCGATAACTCTGCGTTTGTAAGAGTGCTGACGCAAATTTCGATACAACCCTTGCTAAGTGTGCCGGTTTTATCAAAAACGGCAAATTTTATATCCTTTAAAAGCTCTATAGCTTCTGGATTTTTAATTAAAATTCCACCCCTAGCACCACGAGCTAATGCCGATATAATGCCAATTGGCGTCGCTAATCCCAAAGCACAAGGACAGGATATAATAAGCACACAAACAGCACTTAAGATAGCATATGTAAATCCACCACCACACAAAATCCACACGCAAAATGTGATGACTGCTACTAAAATAACGCTTGGCACAAAGATATTTGAAATTTTATCTGCGAGTCTAGCAATTGGCATTTTTTTCGTGCTTGCGTCGCTTAGAAGTGAAGCTATTTGTGAGATTAACCCTTGTGAGCTTAGTCTATTAACCTTTACATTTATATAGCCATTCGTATTTAAACAACCCGCATAAACCATATCCCCAAGCTGTTTATAAACCGGCAAACTCTCGCCAGTTAGCATAGAGGCGTCTATCTCGGCACCTCCTTGTATCACTACGCCGTCACAAGGTATGATATAGCCACTTTTTACAACCACAACATCGCCAACCTTTACCTCAGCCACATCAACCTCTTTGTTTTGACCGTCTAGGCAAAGCAAAAGTGCTGTCTTTGGCGATAGAGACATAAGCGTTTTTAGGTAGTCACTAGCCTTTGCTTTTGAGCGTTCTTCTAAAAATTTCCCAAAAAGCACAAACGTTATTATCATACCTGAGCCCGAAAAATAAACATTTTTAAAGTCATCAGGTAAAAATTTCAAACTCAAGTTAAAAATATCGCAGATTACAATAAACAAAGAGTATAAAAACGCACTTGCTGTGCCAAGAGATACAAGAACGTTCATATCATAGTTTTTATTACTCAAAGCACCAAATGCGTGGATAAAAAACGTCCTTCCGCTATAAACTAAGATAAAAAATGCAAGTGCTAACATAACCAAATTTATAGCCAAATTTGGCTTTACAAACATCTCTAAATACATTATGACACAGCTTAAAATTCCAGCCACGATAAAGCGAATTTTTAAAAATTTTATATGCTCCTCACGCTTCTTTTCAAACTCATCAATATCAAAAGCAACTTCATAACCAAGCTTTTTTATCTTATCGATAATGCTCTGCTTTAGGCTATCATTTTTTATCTCAAACTCACCAACACCATTAGCGAAATTCACGCTTACATAGCCAACTCCGTCTATTTTACTAACGGCTCTTTTTATGGCATTTGAGCAATTTACGCAGGTCATTCCAGCGATATTTAGCTTAAATTTTTGCAACGCTATATTTCCCTAATCACTCTAAAACCAAGCTCATCAAGCTCAGCTTTAAATTTCTTGATCATAGCCTCATCTATATCAACGCTTAATTGCCTAGGCATAACATCTAAATTTACATCAATATTGCCAAACTCATCTTCTAAAGAGTTTTTAATCGTTTTTGCACAATTTGCACAATTTACGCCATCTACTTCAAATTTTCTCATACTATCTCCTTTATTAAGTGATCATATTTATGACCATAAAGCTCTTTTTCCTGGTTAAATTTAAACCCCAAACTCTCATAAAATTCTCTAGTTTTTAGCTTTTGTTTGTCAACAACAAGCGATACTTTTGCGTATCCATTCTGTTTTGCAATATCAAAGGTGTGGTGTATTAGTTTTTTTGCGATACCTTGACCTCGGAAATTTTCATCAACCGCGATACTATCTATGTAAAACTCATCACTCTCGCACTCTTTTAAAAGCTCAAATTTTACATTTTTATCCTTAAGCTCTTTTGTAATCTGAGCGTCTAGCACATCTAACTCGCCACCAAAATATACGCAAATAGCACCTAAAATTTGGCTATTTTGCTTAAAAACATATACGTTTTTATGGCTTATTCTATTTTTTTCGCTCAAAAAATATCTTGTTAGAATTTCATCGCATTCATCGTCATCTGTGCTACCAGATAAGTAATAAGCGATATCATCCATAGCCAGTCTTAGTAACCTTATGCAACTTTTTGCATCATCTAAATTTGCTCTAAAAATCATAGTTAGGCATTATAAACACTCATTATAAATTTTTTGCAAATATCCTAATAAAGTAGAAAAAATTTAAGTATGACTTTTGTATAATCAACCAAAATTTATTTTTCAAGGAATTATATGGGACGAGCGTTTGAGTATAGAAGAGCAGCAAAAGAGGCACGTTGGGATAAGATGAGTAAGGTTTTTCCTAAACTTGCAAAAGCCATAACGGTAGCTGCAAAAGAGGGCGGAACTGACCCTGATATGAACCCAAAACTACGTGC comes from the Campylobacter mucosalis genome and includes:
- the aroA gene encoding 3-phosphoshikimate 1-carboxyvinyltransferase; amino-acid sequence: MRVFAQTKPLIAELTNIASDKSISHRCAIFSLLSDKKSVIKNYLRAEDTLNTLNIVRELGAVITDENGTITITPPAKIAEPKVVLECGNSGTAMRVFMGLLAAQDGFFVLSGDKYLNNRPMARVAKPLIKVGARIDGTSDGDKAPLCIRGKKLDYFKFKSEISSAQIKTALLLAGLYSNGCEFSEDELSRDHTERMLKGMGAKISDENGVIKLEAMTKPLNPLEISVPNDPSSAFFFAVAACVVPGSHIVLKNVLLNKTRIEAYKILEKMGADIKFTKTSEKYEEIGEIEIKYAKLKAADVSENISWLIDEAPALAVAFSVAQGVSTLRNAAELRVKESDRIGVVVAGLKACGIEVSEFDDGFSVKGGVAKSAVIDSHGDHRIAMSFAILGLSCGMDILKSEFIATSFPNFSDILRQMGARVED
- the pheT gene encoding phenylalanine--tRNA ligase subunit beta, which gives rise to MIISKNWLNEWVDLSAFGTEKILKTLNSIGFEVDGFKEIKIPQNIVVGYVTSKDKHPDADKLNICQVDIGSEILQIVCGAKNVEAGQFVPVALIGAVMPNGLEIKKAKLRGVESCGMICSSTELGLAKTNDGIMVLDESIGKLELGKKIADFECFNDAIIEIDITANRGDANSINGIARELGVALDLNLKESTPYEDADNLPGIGRLISLRADEGLNSSVLYKAVGIKEKICENLLTSLRLALMDCKKTNNLERLLDYATYSTGVLFRAYDFDKLSVDERANFDIKKGKNEESIISSDGKILGVVGVYQSDFARISDDTKIAIIEASFSSPDVIAQTTALDKQMPRDEHLYRSSRGSEPFLAFGVEFLFRKFSTFKELALYGGVSQHVMKREQKMLNFSLAEIDKMIGQKIERNDILRILKKLGFEINFNQEAEIFNVKIPLFRHDIVNSHDVCEEIVRIVGIDNIASKPMKFSEENRLNNTYKRYKFALDLRKKSASAGFFESVHYVFDSADELKILGFTPCKAQIANPINNELNELRPTLINHLLSSAEKNIKNQKRSVKLFEYGAVFNQNGDQSSRFGFIHAGLLKEPSLVNGVKIAEVDFLSFANSIKNVIGEFELTKSDEIAYLSPFEQAKIYKNGVEIGYIGRLHVKFADLRDLPKTYLCEIYFDALNHEPIKAVPYSKFPSISRDLSLIVPSDMEFRLIKEAINELKIPTLKEFLPVDIYHSNELGKNVSLSVKFTFQDMNSSLTDDEVAVLMDKILAKLNEKLSVGIR
- the pheS gene encoding phenylalanine--tRNA ligase subunit alpha, which codes for MRDFVNEIKNCQNLAELEKIRLEIFGKKGILAAGFAKLKELDESAKKDFAESLNRQRDELGALLEAKKDELNEFEVLAKMKQDAVDISLFNEPLQTGAIHPVMDVMDRIIEYFVSQNFSLETGPLIEDDFHNFEALNLPKYHPARDMQDTFYLKDSRLLRTHTSPVQIRKMLSSKPPIRMIAPGSVFRRDFDVTHTPMFHQVEGLVVEQGDSVSFANLKSMLENFLKYMFGDVKVRFRPSFFPFTEPSAEVDISCIFCHGEGCRVCKHTTWLEVLGCGVVDPNVFKAVGYKDVSGYAFGLGVERFAMLLHRVPDLRSLFEGDLRLLEQFR
- a CDS encoding histidine triad nucleotide-binding protein, which produces MTIFEKIVAGEIPCNKVLENEKFLAFRDINPRAPIHILIIPKKHFENIQEMDPTLMGEMLSFIQELARFIGVDKSGYRLITNCGENGGQEVMHLHFHLLAGKKLDWDRTKANPQSTF
- the argH gene encoding argininosuccinate lyase — protein: MKKMWSGRFELESSELLEEFNASIEFDKNLYLEDITGSKAHAKMLGEQGIITKSEALQIINGLEAVLGEIQSGKFEFKIADEDIHMSVEKRLSEIIGKELGGKLHTARSRNDQVALDFRLYVLSKNREINSKIYELISTLSNLANSHKDTLMPGFTHLQHAQPVSLAYHLMAYAFMFKRDFERFLSSFERNNLSPLGSAALAGTPHNIDRDFVARELGFSGVTQNAMDSVSDRDFALEILFNISVLMTHASRLCEELILWSSQEFGFVTISDTYSTGSSIMPQKKNPDVAELIRGKTGRVNGNLVALLTTMKGLPLAYNKDMQEDKEGVFDSVKTALTSVVILNEMIKTAKFNSKNMLNATKKGHLSATDLADYLVREKNIPFRQAHFITGKAVAKAENLGVDLSELGVKELKEVDENLDDNAIKALDLNTSKEARVSRGGTANKAVEVQINEINSWLKSQI
- a CDS encoding heavy metal translocating P-type ATPase, which gives rise to MTCVNCSNAIKRAVSKIDGVGYVSVNFANGVGEFEIKNDSLKQSIIDKIKKLGYEVAFDIDEFEKKREEHIKFLKIRFIVAGILSCVIMYLEMFVKPNLAINLVMLALAFFILVYSGRTFFIHAFGALSNKNYDMNVLVSLGTASAFLYSLFIVICDIFNLSLKFLPDDFKNVYFSGSGMIITFVLFGKFLEERSKAKASDYLKTLMSLSPKTALLLCLDGQNKEVDVAEVKVGDVVVVKSGYIIPCDGVVIQGGAEIDASMLTGESLPVYKQLGDMVYAGCLNTNGYINVKVNRLSSQGLISQIASLLSDASTKKMPIARLADKISNIFVPSVILVAVITFCVWILCGGGFTYAILSAVCVLIISCPCALGLATPIGIISALARGARGGILIKNPEAIELLKDIKFAVFDKTGTLSKGCIEICVSTLTNAELSLVAGVESLSEHPLSKAVTNYAKQSGVNFKSTNFELKTLAGLGLVAKDETNHVIIGNQKLFEQENISIDTEQKRLLEQAYSRGEGVILCANNSEFLGFLSFRDEIRNEAKEVINSLKSQNIKTIILSGDNQNVVKSVASELGIDEFYANALPDDKFKKISELSQNGKVLFIGDGINDSPSIKQADVGIAMNSGSDIAKAAGDIVLVKNDLRNVLGAIRLGNSAMSVIKGNLFWAFLYNIVCIPLAAGIFYPSFGILLSPVYGAMAMCFSSVAVVLNSLRLRNLK
- a CDS encoding heavy-metal-associated domain-containing protein; amino-acid sequence: MRKFEVDGVNCANCAKTIKNSLEDEFGNIDVNLDVMPRQLSVDIDEAMIKKFKAELDELGFRVIREI
- a CDS encoding GNAT family N-acetyltransferase, which produces MIFRANLDDAKSCIRLLRLAMDDIAYYLSGSTDDDECDEILTRYFLSEKNRISHKNVYVFKQNSQILGAICVYFGGELDVLDAQITKELKDKNVKFELLKECESDEFYIDSIAVDENFRGQGIAKKLIHHTFDIAKQNGYAKVSLVVDKQKLKTREFYESLGFKFNQEKELYGHKYDHLIKEIV